One window of the Rhipicephalus sanguineus isolate Rsan-2018 chromosome 2, BIME_Rsan_1.4, whole genome shotgun sequence genome contains the following:
- the LOC125757102 gene encoding uncharacterized protein LOC125757102 — MHLRSGTILPTGGEQDSSHEQADQLLAQQLNTFQRVAELCNAVMDRMDTRAGEPHPLPPATLPTYTGYDDPKSVADFLEEMDRYVRATGASEAHVMARILPLALRDAAGRWWRLQTPFTTWAEFEQRFREEFLPPGYELRVQRELELRTQHPDESLLEYVRTMQELHRRAAPTASERDQVARVIRQSHPRFRPFLYGRTFETLEHLAREARGVQDALLAESTYVPPPAPQSALEPSLAWRAPVASPSCDLTSPGAFTAISSRALDPFAHEQGRRGAPLNTVSGVSCPWEQVSAEQRHSAERWLLTRAIQEHSRSDPQSRYARFTSPARADCDRRSCYGYSGGHSAERRDFNDRLTGQRRHTHVVCYQCGQTGHVRRQCLARRSANAESSGNRFGRRH; from the coding sequence ATGCATCTCCGGTCCGGGACGATCTTGCCTACCGGCGGCGAGCAGGATTCTTCACACGAGCaggctgaccagctgctggcacagcagctgaacacatttcagcgtgtcgctgagttGTGCAACGCGGTCATGGACCGCATGGACACTCGGGCCGGCGAACCACATCCCCTACCTCCGGCCACGCTACCGACGTACACGGGTTACGACGACCCGAAATCGGTGGCTGACTTCCTAGAGGAAATGGACAGGTATGTCAGAGCGACCGGTGCCTCGGAAGCGCACGTGATGGCTCGAATCCTGCCGTTGGCTTTACGGGATGCCGCAGGACGGTGGTGGAGGCTACAAACGCCTTTCACCACTTGGGCagaatttgaacagcgcttccgagaggaatttctgccccctgggtacgagctgcgagtccagcgtgagctcgaactaagaacccagcatccggacgaaagtttgctcgagtacgtccggacgatgcaggaactgcatcgccgagcagcaccgactgcctcggaaagggaccaagtagctcgggtcattcgacagagtcatcccagattcaggccatttctttatgggcgcacattcgaaacccttgagcacctcgcacgggaggcccgcggtgtacaagacgccctgttagctgagagcacttacgtgccaccgccagcgccgcaatctgctcttgagccgTCACTGGCTTGGCGCGCCCCCGTAGCCAGTCCCTCATGCGACCTGACGAGCCCAGGCGCATTCACGGCTATCTCCTCCCGCGCCCTGGACCCCTTCGCACATGAGCAAGGGCGGCGCGGGGCCCCTTTGAATACCGTATCAGGGGTAAGCTGTCCCTGGGAGCAAGTGTCCGCGGAGCAGCGTCATAGTGCAGAGCGCTGGCTCCTTACTCGAGCCATACAAGAGCATAGTCGGTCGGACCCCCAGTCCCGATACGCCAGATTCacaagtcctgcgcgagccgactgCGACAGGCGCTCCTGTTATGGGTACTCCGGGGGCCACTCCGCCGAAAGGCGTGATTTCAATGATAGGTTAACTGGCCAACGCAGACATACGCATGTCGTATGCTACCAGTGCGGTCAAACTGGTCATGTGAGGCGGCAATGCCTTGCGCGGCGTAGCGCGAATGCAGAGAGTTCGGGAAACCGCTTCGGCCGGCGACACTAA